The sequence below is a genomic window from Spirochaetae bacterium HGW-Spirochaetae-1.
CAGCACCTTTTCAAAATCTTCTCCCCGGTAATTGGTGTTCCTGTCGCTGGTGAGCATGGCCGTCACTTGCTGTGAAACGCTTGTGGGGATTATTTTTGCTATTTTCCCTGCTTTGAGCAGCACCGTATTGCTTGTTTCGTATTCGGCACCGGCGTGGAGCATGTATCCGCATTCCATCATATAGAGAAGCTGGTCTTTGCCGGACCTGTTGACTTCGGGCAGAAGCATGCGGGCCGCTTCCTTATATTGTCCCTGGTAGAATTTTTCTTCGGGGACCTTAATGACCTGGAAATAATTTTTTGAGCCGCAGGAGGCATATATAATCGTGATAGCGGCCAGGAAAATGGGAACAAGACGTTTCATATTTAAGACCTCCTGATAGCGTATAAATATAGAAAGAGCTTTCAGAGTGCGGTTTTTGAGTACTCCCTGATGCAATGTACTATGAAATATTCAATATTACAAGAGTTAAGTTGCATATAATTATATGCAAGAAAAAATTAATGCCTCTTGCATATTAATCCACATGTAATTTTCATGGTTTTTGCTCAAAAAAGACCCTGGAAGATGAATTCTGGTGATTATTAAAAAAAAGGCCGCTGTCATTAAAACGGCGGCCCTGTTTTTACTGTTTTTTTTGCCGATCAGAAGGAAACACGATCTGTTTTTGTAGCCTTTAAAAATTCCTTCTGTTCCTGCCACATGAGCATCCCGGTGCTGAGGCTTGTGAGCTTGATGGTCACAACCAGGTACTGGATTCTTTTGCCGCCGACGAAACGCACGTTGTCGCTGATTTCACCGAAGAGATAAAAGTTTGGAGATTTTAATGCACCGGTAGGAACGGCGCTGTCCGTATCAACCAGGCCGGTCATGCCTTTTCCCATCTCGTCAATGGCGTCCTTGGTATACGTGGGATCGATAAACTGTATTCTCTTCTGAATAAGGTTCGTCACCAGCTCATCGGCCAGCATTTTTGTGTCGATATGTTCCGACGTTCTGTTCCTTATTTTTTTAACTTCGATGATTGCCGGTTTTTTCCAGTCATTTTTTAAATAGGTGTACAGTGATGTCACCATTCCGTTGACCGTTGTTTTTATTTCCCGCGGTCCCCATTCCATGGATCCCTTGTCCTTCTTGGCGTCACGGTACTGTGTGCCGCCGCCGCAGCCGGCAAGAATCATGGTGCAAGCGATAAAAGTATAAAGTGCCTTTTTCATGGTAGTAACCTCTTTAATTAGTTGTAGCTGAAATTCATATATACAGTAACATGAAATGTCAATCAAGTAAAGCCATAATTTTAAAAATTTATAGTCGCTTTTCTGAGTCGAGATGGTCCCGGATGGCTTTTTCAACGGCCCGGGCGGTACTGTGTGTATCCACGTTATCAATGGCACCGATGTAGCTCATGCGATTCATGCTGTGGACATATCGGGGGTCATAATATTTTTCCAGAAGTAAACGGGTGAATTCCCGGATATTTCCTTCCCTGTAGAGTGAGATGAGGAGGTCCACGTTTCTACTTCCCAGTTTGGTCGTAAGCGTCATGACAATGTCGTTTATGACATGGGCATTGCTGTAATGGGCATATTCACCGGTTATAATATCGATCCTTCTTTCCATGTCAGTGTTGATGAGGATGGCCTTTGAGTTTCTCATGATCCGGAAAAATGCATCGGGTATATGCAGGTTGCCGATTTTCTGCGATTCACCTTCAATGACGATGTAAGGAGCGGTCTTCAGGTCATGAATACGTTGCAGCAGTTGTGATTCAAAATACTTCTGGGTGCTCTGGCTGAGCCCGATACCGCCGAAGATGGAGCTCCTGTGGCCCGCCATCCCCTCCAGGTCAATGGTGTTTTCCATCATTTTCAGTATCTCCGTTTTTCCCGTACCCGTGAGTCCCTGGAGCACGATAAGGGGGGTGGTGACGGTCAGGGATGCCAGGCTTTCATTGACATGACGGCGGTATCCCTTGTAACCCTGTATGATGCGGAATACGGTCATTCCCAGCGATGAAAGGAGTGAAGCCACCGATGAGGATCTCATTCCGCCACGGGCGCAGTATATAACGATATTTTTATTTTTATATGCCATAAATTTTTCGATCATTGTACGGAGCTTTTCCCCGACGATCTCGGTGCCCCGGAATACGGCCTCGTCCCTTCCGGTCATGCGGTATAGTGTTCCCACCTCAATCCGTTCCTTGTCGCTGAAGAGGGGAATATTAACGGCGCCGGGAATGTGATCAATACCGAACTCGAAGGGTGAACGCACGTCAATATAAAGGGCGTTTTCCACCTGCAATGATTCATGATAGGTTATATCTTTCATAGGGAAATTCACGACTGTTACGGAGTCAGGACTATAAATAAATGAATGTATGCGTCAAGCATAAATAGAAAGTACTTTTTGTTCAATCTCTTCAGGGATCAGACAAAAATTGAATTGATATTTAACGTATCTGCGATATACCGGTATCTCATCTTTTCGGTTTTTTTACGGCTTTAATATGGAATGATAAATAATGAACAACTGCTACAAATGGATAGTTCTGATATGCCTCCTGTTGTGGGGCGGAGTCCAGGCCCTGGCGCAGCAGACCATTGTGCTCAATCAGGACGATGAGGTTTACAACCTGGGTTATTCCATGGAAACCCTGGAGGATGCTTCGGGAAATCTGACTCTGGAGGATGTGACCGCGGGAGCGTGGAGCCGCGGATTCGTCAGGAATTCCAGTAAAATATCCAATTTCGGGTTTACCAAATCCTCATACTGGACCCGCTTTATACTGAAAAATACTGCGAAGACATGGCACCAGTGGGTGCTGGAAGTGGGCTTCCCCCTTATAGACAGCATTGATATATATTATGTCCCTCTTGGGAAGAACGGCTCTCCGCTGTCTTCATGGAATCACGAAGTGAATGGCCGGGAGCAGCCCTATATTCAGCGTCCGATCGATCACCGGAACTTTATCTTCCATCTCACCTTTGACCGCTCCGACGAAATGCTTATTTACATGCGGTTCAAGACCCAGGACGCCATGATTTTTCCAGTCACGGTCTGGACCGAGAGGAATTTTGCTTCGAAGATACAGACGGAGCTTCTTCTCTTCGGCATTTATTACGGCATCATTCTGGTCATGATCTTTTATAATATGTTTCTTTTTATTTCGCTCCGGGATCTGAGTTATCTGTATTATGTTCTATTCATGACAGTGTATGGTCTTTTCCTTTTTTCCATGAACGGTCTGGCCTACCAGTTTCTCTGGCCCCGGTCTCCCTGGTGGGCCATGACGGCCAATCCCTTCCTCATCGGTATGAGTGTTCTACTTGCCGTAAAATTTTCCATTACATTCATGAATACCGGCCATTATACGCCGAAGCTGGACCGTGTTTTGAAG
It includes:
- a CDS encoding tRNA 2-selenouridine(34) synthase MnmH; this translates as MKDITYHESLQVENALYIDVRSPFEFGIDHIPGAVNIPLFSDKERIEVGTLYRMTGRDEAVFRGTEIVGEKLRTMIEKFMAYKNKNIVIYCARGGMRSSSVASLLSSLGMTVFRIIQGYKGYRRHVNESLASLTVTTPLIVLQGLTGTGKTEILKMMENTIDLEGMAGHRSSIFGGIGLSQSTQKYFESQLLQRIHDLKTAPYIVIEGESQKIGNLHIPDAFFRIMRNSKAILINTDMERRIDIITGEYAHYSNAHVINDIVMTLTTKLGSRNVDLLISLYREGNIREFTRLLLEKYYDPRYVHSMNRMSYIGAIDNVDTHSTARAVEKAIRDHLDSEKRL